The nucleotide sequence CGGAGTTGGCCACCACGGCCTGGAGCCGGCCCCTGCGCAACCGCTCGATGGTTACGTAGACCGACGCGGCTTTGACCTTATTGGCGCTGTTGACCGAGGTCGCGGGACAGGGATGGTCCGCCACGATCAATCCCAGGTCCTTCGCGCCCGGCACGGTTTTGAGGCCCGCGCTTACCCCGGCGAATCGAAAACCCGGCACCCGTGCCGCTGCGAGATCGATGTTCATCGGACTCCTCCGTCGGCGGCACTATACGCAAGAGGAGCGGCGGAGAAAACGCGATTTAGCCTGCGTAGAAACGCGGGCGGACGATAGCCACGCCGATGGAACCTCCATCGCAGACCAGCGTCTCCCAGTCGCGAACTATTTGCCGTGGCAGCGCTTGTACTTCTTGCCGGAGCCGCAGGGACAGGGGTCGTTGCGCCCGACCTTGTCGGCGTCGCGCTTGACGGTCTGTGCTCCTGCATCCTGGGCCTCGCCGCCGTGGCTCATTACCATCTTCTGCGGGTTGGGCTGCTCCTGCATCTGCTGGACGTCCTGCTGGCGAGTGACTTGCACCGAGAAGCACTTCTCGACGACGTCCTTTTGCATCGTCGCCATCAGTGCCTCAAACATCGTGAACCCTTCTTTCTGATATTCGACCAAGGGGTTCTGTTGCGCGTAGCCGCGCAGACCGATGCCCTCCTTTAAATGATCCATGGCGAGCAGATGGTCCTTCCACAACGAGTCGAGCGTCTGCAGCATCACGATCTTTTCGATCTGCCGCATCACCGGCGGGGTGAACTCGGTTTCCCGCTGCTCGTAGAACTTGCGCAAGTCATCCTCGGCCACTTCGGTCAAATCTGCGGCGGACTCGATGGTCCCGCCCTCGGGGCCGCGTTCGTGCGTTATCCCGGGATGGAACTTGAACTGCCGGAAAAAGGCTTCGTCAATGGCCTTCCACTGCCAGTCCTTGGGATCGACCTCCGGGTCGGCGTGCGCTTCGACGATTTCCTCGGTGAGCTGGTCGCACATGTCGAACACGTCGTCCTTCAGCGGCGCACCCGAGAGCAGTTCGCGGCGGCGGGCGTATATGACCTCGCGCTGCTTGTTCATCACGTCGTCGTATTCGAGCAGATGCTTGCGGATGTCGAAGTTGTGCGCTTCGACTTTCTTCTGCGCGTTCTCGATCGCGCGCGAAATCCATCGATGCTCGATCGGAACGCCGTCTTCCATCCCGATCTTTCCCATCAACCCCTTCAAGCGGTCGGCGCCGAAGATACGGAGCAGGTCGTCTTCTAGCGACATGTAGAAGCGCGATGATCCAGGGTCACCTTGGCGGCCCGACCGGCCCCGGAGCTGGTTGTCGATGCGCCGCGATTCGTGGCGCTCGGTCCCGAGAATGTGCAAGCCGCCTGCGGCCAGCACCCGTTCGCGTTCGGCGCCGCACTGGGCGCGGTATTTCGTCAGCGCCGCCTGGAATTTCGGATCGGCCGCCTCCCTGGTACCCGCCTCAGCCGCCGCCATGAACTCGGGATTGCCGCCGAGCACGATGTCGGTGCCGCGTCCCGCCATATTGGTCGAGATGGTGACGCCACCCTCGCGGCCGGCCTGCGCGACGATTTCGGCCTCGCGCTCGTGATTTTTGGCGTTGAGCACCGCATGCTTGACCCCAGTCTTCTTGAGCTTTTCCGCGACCCGTTCGGATTTCTCGATCGAGACGGTGCCGACCAGTACCGGCTGCCCGCGCTCGTGACAGCCTTTGATATCCTCGATCACGGCATCGAACTTTTCCGCTTCGGTCTTGTAGACCAGGTCGTGGTTGTCGATGCGGATCATCGGCATGTTGGTCGGGACAACGGCGACCTCCAGGTTGTAGATTTCCTGGAATTCCGCCGCCTCGGTGTCCGCGGTGCCCGTCATCCCGGCGAGCTTTTTGTACATGCGGAAGTAGTTCTGGAAGGTGATGGTGGCCAGGGTCTGGTTTTCCGATTCGATCTTGACGTTTTCTTTGGCCTCGACCGCCTGATGGAGCCCGTCGCTCCAGCGTCGTCCCGGCATCAGCCGGCCGGTGAACTCGTCAACGATGATCACCTCGCCGTCTTTGACCACGTATTCGACATCGCGCTTGAACAGGGTGTGTGCACGCAACGCCTGATTGGTGTGATGCAGCAGGAGGATGTTGCGTGGATCGTAAAGGTTATCCACCCCCAGCAGCTGCTCAACTCTTTCCACCCCCTCCTCGCTCAGAGCCACGGTGCGCAGCTTCTCGTCGATCGTGTAGTGTTCTTCGTTCTTAAGCCGGGGGATGACCCGATCCACCACGTAGTAGGTGTCAGTCGATTCTTCGGAAGCGCCTGAGATGATAAGCGGAGTGCGCGCCTCATCGATCAGGATCGAATCGACTTCGTCAACGATGGCGTAGTTGTGCTCGCGCTGGACGTAGTCTTCGAGGTTGAACTTCATGTTGTCGCGCAGGTAGTCGAAGCCGAACTCGTTGTTCTGTCCGTAGGCAATGTCTGCTCCGTAGGACAGCTTGCGTTGCTGGTCGGTCAGGCCGTGCACGATGACGCCGACGTTGAGTCCGAGGTAGTTGTAGATCTGGCCCATCCACTCGGAGTCGCGCCGGGCGAGGTAGTCGTTGACCGTGACGACGTGAACCCCTCGTCCACTGAGGGAATTCAACACCGCGGGCAGGGTCGCGACCAGGGTCTTGCCTTCGCCGGTTTTCATCTCGGCGATTTTGCCCTGATGCAGCATCATCCCGCCGATGAGCTGAACGTCGAAGTGGCGCTGGCCCAGAGTACGTTTCGCGGCCTCGCGCACCATCGCGAAAACCTCGGGCAGTACCTCCAGCATCATTTCTTCGCGCCGCTCCCGCTCCTCGAGCGCGCTCAGTTGCGCCTTCAACTCGGCGATGCGGGTGCGCAACTGCTCGGCCGAGTTCTTTTCCATTTCGGGCTCGAGCCGATTTATCGCTTCGACGTCCGGGCGAAGACGTTTGATCTCGCGATCATTCCGCGAGCCGAAGATTTTCCTGCCAATTCCTGTGAGCGCTGAGGCCATCGTGGATGCGTCGGGATTTAGCGCGCCGCCTCGCCGAGCGAGGGTGGGCGACGGTAGGTCTCCAAGTTTAAATTGGCACCTATTTTATCCTGATCAAAGCGCGCGGGGGAGACGCTCATCTTTCGATGCGAACCGCCGATTCCACTTGCGGTCCGAAAAAGCGTCGCCCCACCCGAACGAAACGCTCGGGACTCTCGGTGACGAAAAAACTCCGGGTACCCTGGGTGGCACGACTTGTCAGCTTGAGCACGCGCAGCCGCTCACGCACCGCCGCGGCAGTCGCCGTTGCCGAATCGACGACTCTGACCTCTGGTCCCAACACCCGCTGAAACATTGCGACCAGCAGCGGATAGTGAGTGCATCCGAGCAGCAGCGCATCGATCCCGCTTTGTTTTAGGCTTTCCAGGTAATACCAAACCGTGCGTTCCGCCACATCGTTGTCGGTCCATCCCTCCTCGACCAAAGGGACCAGCAGCGGGCAGGCCCGGGTGTAGATCTCGGCGCGCGGCCTCAGGCTCTGGATGGTTCGCGTGTAAGCGCCCGATGCGACGGTAGCCTCGGTTGCGATCACGCCGATTTTGCCGGTACGCGACGCCTTCACGACCGCGCGCGCCCCCGGCTCGATCACCCCGATGACCGGAATCGTGGTGTCACGCGCAATTGCCTCCAGTGCCACCGCGCTCGAGGTGTTGCACGCAACCACCAGCATCTTGATTCCCTTGGCGAGCAGGAACTCGGTGTTCTCCCGCGAATAGCGGATGATGACCTCGTCGGTCTTAGTGCCGTAAGGCAGCCGCGCCGTGTCGCCAAGGTAAATAAAATCCTCGTGGGGAAGCTCCTCGACCAGCGCGCGCAGAACCGTCAGCCCGCCGATTCCGGAGTCGAAGACTCCGATTGCCCGATCCGCAGGGCGCAGGGAGACTTTTCCGTTCGCGGAGGTCGTCGCGTCATGGAGTTTCCGCGGCTTCCGGCCGGTGGGTTTGCGTGAGGGCATTTCCCGCTATCCAAGCGCAAGGCGCTCGCCGATTGTAGCCGGGTTGGCAGGCGCAACACCAAAAACCCGTTCGTGGACCGCCCCGCTCTCCATACAGAGGTAGGTTGGAATCCGCGCGCCCGCGCGCGCAAAGCGCTCCTGAAGCGCGCGGTAGAGACGAACCCTGAGCGCGCCGAAGGCACGCAGGCGCCCGTCGGAGCCCAGCACCTCCTCGCCCAGCAACATCGGATCGTTGGGAAAGCGCCGTCGCGCGGCGCTGCGCAACTCAGGCGTCATCCGCAAGGCTCCCATGCTCAGCAATGAGATGCGCGGGGCCGGAATCGCGCTCAGCAGTTGATCGACCAGCAGGAGGTAGTCATGTTCGGCGCCCTCATAAGCGATCATCGGATCGAAATGGAACCCAACTCGATAGCCGCCCTCGAGAACGGCGCGCGCGGCGGCGATGCGTGCGGAAGGAGACGCGGTACGATGCTCGGAACTTTTCCAGACCGCGTCTGGTGAGAGCGTCCACGACACGATCGCACGGCCGCGCGGATCCAGCTTCAGGAGATTTTCGATCTCATCGGTCTTGGTCTTGAATTCCAACGTCAGATGCTCTCGCTCGCGGACGAATTCGATCAGATCGAGCGAAAGTTTGGTGACCGAATCCAGCGCAAGCGAATCCGCCAGTTCCCCGGTTCCCACCCGGAAATGCCGGCCGGGAGCCGCGTGAGCCAGGCGATCCATTTCCTCGAAAGAGTCACCGAAGTTGGAATAAATCTGAAAGGCGGGATTGTTGGCGACGTGTTCCTGCAGAAAGCAGTAGCTGCAATCCATCGGGCAGTTTGAGGCAAGTATCAGCACCAGGTATCCGCAGCAGGCGAATTTCGCCGAGCCTGCCGGGCACGCCATAAGAAAGGGCGCATGGCGTTTCTTCACGACCAGGCGTCGCTTGCCCGCGGCCAAGGGATCGGTGCCGTGCATCAGTCGCGTGGCCTCGCGCGCATCGGGCACATAAGTAACCGGAACCGATGCACCGAGCGCGCCCACGAGGCGATCCGCGAGTGCGGAACCGCGCGCCGCCTCTTCGACTACCAGCGCATCCACATCAAACGTTATCATCACCGCCAAGCATCGCGAGGACTCGCGCCAAGTCGCCACGTTTCTCCAGCAATGCGTCGAGCAGGTGGTCCAGTTCCCCGGGAGCGGACGCCGCAAGCTGGATAGTCAACTCATCAGACGCCAACTCACGCGGCAAGAGTACCCTAATTCCGCGTGGCAAGCGCAGCGCCGCAATCGCCGCCTCCAGCCGCTCGGTAGTTTCGCGCAGGCGTGGAAAGCGGATCGCGCGGAGCTCCTCGAGAACGGCGCGCGCGCGTTCCGGCGCTGAGCCGCCGACGGTCACCAGGCGGCGAAGGGGAGGGCGCGCGAGGATTTTCGCGGCGCTGGTGTGTTCTCGAACCGAGATTTCGTCGAGCAGGTCAAGTGCGGTAACCAATTGTCCAGTGCGGAACTTGAGCGCGCGGGCGAGCTCGAGTAGCGCCGAGCGGCCGGACTGATCGAGACGCAGCCATCGCGCCAGGTAGGTCGGGGGGAGGCGACGCCGCGTCGCGAGGTCGCGAATTTCTGCCTCAACGTCGATCACTGGAGGCTCTCGGGCAAGGCTTCTTGCCGATTGTGTCTTTGGATCTCGGCGAGAGTCACCGCGAGCGTGGGATCGGAATCGCGCGCCCAGTTCTGCAAGGCGCGCAGCGCGATTTCGTCATACAGGCTGGCGTCGCGCTTGCGCCGCTGGAGCCCCTTCGCGTAGAGGCGGGATTTCTCGGCCAGAACTTCGGCGGCGGCAATACGTTTCGCACCGATCAGTTCGGGCGCAGCGAGCAGCTTCGCGAGCGCGAGAATCCGGAAGCGATCGATTGCGGGCACGGTTGCGGAGAGCTGATCGCCATGGCCCGCGTGCCGCGTGACCAGCGTTTCCTCAAGCAGGCCGGCCTCGTAGCGTAGCAGAATGCGCAACCACAGGTCGTAATCTTCCGCAGCGGTCATGGTCTCGTCGAAACCGCCTAAGTCGCGAAACAAATCGGTTCGCATGATCACGGCGGAGGGGCTGATGAGACAGGTGCGCAGCGACTCGACGAAGATATCGCCGGCGTGCTTGAGGTGGCGCAGGCCCGGGTTTACCCGCCGCCCGTTGCGTATCCACAATTCGTCACACTGGGAGATCTGGTGCTCGGGATGATCGCGCAGGTGGGCGAGCTGTCGCGAGAGCTTTCCGGGTTTCCACAGATCGTCGGAGTCGAGAAACCCGATCCAGGGTGCCGCCGCTGCTTCCACACCGAGGTTGCGCGCGGCCGCCACACCCCGCCGCTCGGTCCGGATAAAACGAACCGGTGCCGTGGCATTCTCCAGAGTCTCCTCCACCGCAGCGGGGGTACCGTCGGTGGAGCCATCGTCGACTACGATCAGCTCGAAGCGTACCTCCCGTTGCACCAGCACCGATTGGATCGCTTCGACGACCATCGGGCGGCGGTTGAAAGTCGGTATGATGACGCTAACTTCCAGAGACATCGTATGCCCGAGGGGCGGATATCCGTTTCATCAAATTGGTCGCACCTTCGTCCCTTGCTTGCAAATCGGCTTCCCTAGCGTCCGGCCGAAAGAACCCGACGGCGCAGAAGGTCGATACCTTCGCCGGTGTGGACGGAGCACAGAATCGGCTCGGCCTCAAGCGCGCGCATTCTGGCGAGCGCGGCAGGTCGCTCGGAGCGCTTGAGCTTGTCGCTTTTGGTGGCGACCACAAACAGCGTCAATCCTCGCTCGCGTGCCGAAGCGGCCAAATCCAGCTCCTCCCGCTGCGGGCCGCGCCGCGCGTCTATCAGAAGAATCAGACCCTTAAGGTTGCCCCTGCCCGTCAGGAATTCACGCATGGCGCCAGCGATTCGCGTGGCTACCGACTGTGGCATCTTGGCGTAGCCGTAGCCGGGGAGATCGACCAGCGCGATCGATTCGCCCAAGGTGAAGAAATTGATCGCCTGCGTGCGGCCCGGCGTGCGGCTGGTACGCGCCAGTCCGCGCTGGCCGGTGAGCGCGTTCAGCAGAGAGCTTTTACCGACATTCGATCGGCCAACGATGGCGATCTCGATGCGGTCCCAGCGGGGGCAGTCGGCGAGCGCCCCAGCCGACGCGACAAACTCAGTGGCAAGGCGATCCACGAGGCAGTGACTCAGGGAGCGGTTTCGATGTGCGGCGGTGAAATGACTGCGTGCGAGCCGGCCAGCAGTTCTTCGATACGCACGAGCTCGGCGCTCAGAGCACTGCGAAATTCACGGAGCTTGAGCCCTCGGTGGCGGTCTGCATAGGGTGCGAGAAACTTGAGCGCGGCACGCAGGTGAACGCGGGCGCTCGAGAGCAGACCTTGCGAAAGCTTGTGATTGGCCACCGCCGCGCGCAACAGGCCGAGATAAAACTCCCAATCGCTGGTGTCGTCCTCCAGAGAATTCATCGCCTCTTCCATTTCCTCGTGGGCCTCGAAGAACTCACCCCGGTTGAACAATTCGATGCCGACGCGAAAATGCTCCTCAACCTCGCTCATGGTCTTTTTTGGGGGTATACGGTCGTGGTGCGCAAGTTACTCTATAGCGACGGGCTCTGCCTCTGACAGCT is from Candidatus Binataceae bacterium and encodes:
- the secA gene encoding preprotein translocase subunit SecA, with amino-acid sequence MASALTGIGRKIFGSRNDREIKRLRPDVEAINRLEPEMEKNSAEQLRTRIAELKAQLSALEERERREEMMLEVLPEVFAMVREAAKRTLGQRHFDVQLIGGMMLHQGKIAEMKTGEGKTLVATLPAVLNSLSGRGVHVVTVNDYLARRDSEWMGQIYNYLGLNVGVIVHGLTDQQRKLSYGADIAYGQNNEFGFDYLRDNMKFNLEDYVQREHNYAIVDEVDSILIDEARTPLIISGASEESTDTYYVVDRVIPRLKNEEHYTIDEKLRTVALSEEGVERVEQLLGVDNLYDPRNILLLHHTNQALRAHTLFKRDVEYVVKDGEVIIVDEFTGRLMPGRRWSDGLHQAVEAKENVKIESENQTLATITFQNYFRMYKKLAGMTGTADTEAAEFQEIYNLEVAVVPTNMPMIRIDNHDLVYKTEAEKFDAVIEDIKGCHERGQPVLVGTVSIEKSERVAEKLKKTGVKHAVLNAKNHEREAEIVAQAGREGGVTISTNMAGRGTDIVLGGNPEFMAAAEAGTREAADPKFQAALTKYRAQCGAERERVLAAGGLHILGTERHESRRIDNQLRGRSGRQGDPGSSRFYMSLEDDLLRIFGADRLKGLMGKIGMEDGVPIEHRWISRAIENAQKKVEAHNFDIRKHLLEYDDVMNKQREVIYARRRELLSGAPLKDDVFDMCDQLTEEIVEAHADPEVDPKDWQWKAIDEAFFRQFKFHPGITHERGPEGGTIESAADLTEVAEDDLRKFYEQRETEFTPPVMRQIEKIVMLQTLDSLWKDHLLAMDHLKEGIGLRGYAQQNPLVEYQKEGFTMFEALMATMQKDVVEKCFSVQVTRQQDVQQMQEQPNPQKMVMSHGGEAQDAGAQTVKRDADKVGRNDPCPCGSGKKYKRCHGK
- the murI gene encoding glutamate racemase, which encodes MPSRKPTGRKPRKLHDATTSANGKVSLRPADRAIGVFDSGIGGLTVLRALVEELPHEDFIYLGDTARLPYGTKTDEVIIRYSRENTEFLLAKGIKMLVVACNTSSAVALEAIARDTTIPVIGVIEPGARAVVKASRTGKIGVIATEATVASGAYTRTIQSLRPRAEIYTRACPLLVPLVEEGWTDNDVAERTVWYYLESLKQSGIDALLLGCTHYPLLVAMFQRVLGPEVRVVDSATATAAAVRERLRVLKLTSRATQGTRSFFVTESPERFVRVGRRFFGPQVESAVRIER
- a CDS encoding glycosyltransferase family A protein; amino-acid sequence: MSLEVSVIIPTFNRRPMVVEAIQSVLVQREVRFELIVVDDGSTDGTPAAVEETLENATAPVRFIRTERRGVAAARNLGVEAAAAPWIGFLDSDDLWKPGKLSRQLAHLRDHPEHQISQCDELWIRNGRRVNPGLRHLKHAGDIFVESLRTCLISPSAVIMRTDLFRDLGGFDETMTAAEDYDLWLRILLRYEAGLLEETLVTRHAGHGDQLSATVPAIDRFRILALAKLLAAPELIGAKRIAAAEVLAEKSRLYAKGLQRRKRDASLYDEIALRALQNWARDSDPTLAVTLAEIQRHNRQEALPESLQ
- the yihA gene encoding ribosome biogenesis GTP-binding protein YihA/YsxC, whose translation is MDRLATEFVASAGALADCPRWDRIEIAIVGRSNVGKSSLLNALTGQRGLARTSRTPGRTQAINFFTLGESIALVDLPGYGYAKMPQSVATRIAGAMREFLTGRGNLKGLILLIDARRGPQREELDLAASARERGLTLFVVATKSDKLKRSERPAALARMRALEAEPILCSVHTGEGIDLLRRRVLSAGR
- a CDS encoding DUF309 domain-containing protein — its product is MSEVEEHFRVGIELFNRGEFFEAHEEMEEAMNSLEDDTSDWEFYLGLLRAAVANHKLSQGLLSSARVHLRAALKFLAPYADRHRGLKLREFRSALSAELVRIEELLAGSHAVISPPHIETAP